Genomic DNA from Acanthopagrus latus isolate v.2019 chromosome 2, fAcaLat1.1, whole genome shotgun sequence:
ctaaaaaaaaaagaaagcaagtcTGATTTGGTGTTTGTCTAATTTTTGTGTGgaattaaattaatgtaaaagtCTTTTTGTCATAGAAGGGATCTGTTTACCTGTGCATCTTAACACCCCATGTGACTGACCACTGCAATCTGACtgttgcagagagagaaagggagagagaagacgAGAGGGAGCGATATGAGTACAACCTGGCGGACGATGAGAGCGACTTCGAGCaaggggatgaggaggagaaggaggaaagagacgtgaccaacaatccaaaacagacagaggacaaTAAAGAGGACAAGACAGAGGTAGATGACACGAAGCAGAAGATGATGGAGGAGCCACGGATCGAAGACCGAGGGAGGGACAATGAGGAGGAGCGAGccaaggagctggaggagctgctagCTGAAGAGATCACCaagaaagggaaggaggagaagaatgaTGAGGAGCTCAAAGAACTGCTGaaagagctgaagaagaaacgCTACGAGGCGTCGAAGGAGCGGGAGAACCTGAAAGGCTCTGGAGCTgagcagaaggaggaagtggaggaaaagaaggaaaagggggacaaagagagggaggcggaaaaagaggaggacatggagaagcagaggatggaggagaggaggaagaacgaggtggagctgatggtggagaaggagaaggtggagaaggagCTAAAAGAGCTGCTCAAAGAGCAGGACAGCAAGGGCAagccagagcaggagagggcgaggaaggagaagcaggaggagctggaggagctcgTCAGGAAGATGAAAcgggtgcaggaggaggaggagcaggagacgCTGGGTGTGAAGAAAGAGGATGATGAAAGGACGGCGGAGGACAAGGGTGAGAACAAGGAGGACGAagaagacaaggagaaagaCAAGACAGCAGAGAACGAAGTGAAGAAGGGGGAAGGGGAGGCTGTGGCGGAGGTGAAGGAGCCGCAGcagaagagggagatggagaaggCGAGCGACGAGGCCACGCAACAGTTTGAGCGGGAGAGGTTCAaggatgaggacgaggaggacgaggaagatgAGGACGAGGATGACTTTgtcagagaggatgaggaggggccagaagaggaagatgaggaggaggaggagggtgatgctgaggaagatgaaggggAGGTAAGTTGCTGCAAATGATGCGTGATTTGTTTACACTTTATGTTACTGCACCAAAATGACTGTGTAATCATTAAGTATTAAGTATTCACTGTGTACTTAATGTAAACGcacagaatgtgtttgtttgcttgtgaaAATCTTCCTCACCCGTCCTCTTTCGGTAACACGCGTGCGACTCATTCGGGTGATCCGGTCCGAGTCTCAAACAAGCCTCAAGTCATTTTTTCCTCAGGCGAGCAAAGTCAAG
This window encodes:
- the LOC119033859 gene encoding vicilin-like seed storage protein At2g18540: MGILITAVFLWAVVGVGSRPVTSPLNDAKVECIIQETLNEDGTQHECGSQLAEELDEVQRHHGLLRELQKLAVDEREREREDERERYEYNLADDESDFEQGDEEEKEERDVTNNPKQTEDNKEDKTEVDDTKQKMMEEPRIEDRGRDNEEERAKELEELLAEEITKKGKEEKNDEELKELLKELKKKRYEASKERENLKGSGAEQKEEVEEKKEKGDKEREAEKEEDMEKQRMEERRKNEVELMVEKEKVEKELKELLKEQDSKGKPEQERARKEKQEELEELVRKMKRVQEEEEQETLGVKKEDDERTAEDKGENKEDEEDKEKDKTAENEVKKGEGEAVAEVKEPQQKREMEKASDEATQQFERERFKDEDEEDEEDEDEDDFVREDEEGPEEEDEEEEEGDAEEDEGEELLEIEAELRKVAAELRELRRG